AGGGATTCTCTGGCCTCAGGATGATCTGCATGGGCATAGAACCGCACATGCAAGGTGGCGGGCACTTCTGCAGGAGCATAGGAGGCATAACCAACAACCTTCCCATCCTGCTCTGCCACCAGGCGACCTCTTTCAGGGTATTTCTCGATGTTCTGTGCAAGCCCACTGGCATCAAAAGTCCATTGATTGAGGTAATGCTGCTGCTGCAATTCAACGATGTGTTTTGCATCCTCTGGTAGTGCTTTGCGAATCTGCATGGGTCAAGTGTAGGAGCAGCCTTCTGGAGACACAAATTTTGATCCTACGCTGAATTGCCTACTCAAGCCCTGTTAATGTTCTTTTTAAAAGCATATTCTCAGGACAAAAGCCTTCCCTGAACTTCCTACCCTGAAAGCATGCAAGCTGCCGTGACCCCCAACAAGAACCTGATCAAAAGTGTTGCCGTTCCCAACGAGCACGGAGGCTGGGGCTTCACCCTGGAACCTGTGCTGCTCGGTCTCCTGGTGGCCCCCAACCCTGCAGGCTGGGGTCTGGGGCTGCTTGCCCTGATGGGCTTTTTAGGACGCCACCCGATCAAGCTCTGTCTGGCAGACCTGCGGCGCAGAAAAATGTACCCCAGAACGCGGCTTGCGCTGGGCTTTGCAGCCCTTTACGTCACCCTGGGCCTGTTTGGACTGTGGCTTGCGATCAGTCAGGCCCAGCAGAACTTCTGGTTGCCCCTCCTGTGCGTGACCCCCCTGATGGGCGTTCAATTGTGGTTCGATGCCCAGAACAAAGGCCGCAACCTGCTCCCAGAATTGTGCGGAGCCATTGCCA
This DNA window, taken from Deinococcus cellulosilyticus NBRC 106333 = KACC 11606, encodes the following:
- a CDS encoding YwiC-like family protein: MQAAVTPNKNLIKSVAVPNEHGGWGFTLEPVLLGLLVAPNPAGWGLGLLALMGFLGRHPIKLCLADLRRRKMYPRTRLALGFAALYVTLGLFGLWLAISQAQQNFWLPLLCVTPLMGVQLWFDAQNKGRNLLPELCGAIAMGAVATAIALADGTSSTVAYALWMVLAVRSVTSIYFARTQVMRARKQPTLPQTSLLIGILGWFALAFTGNAQLTPMFTVIAMTALLGYQVYAFRQPPVAAKVVGWGQMAFGLLFVICTVVGVQTGI